The Paenibacillus sp. FSL R7-0345 DNA segment CAACTGGTCCAGCTATCCGCCGCATAAGCACGACAAGAATAACCTGCCGGCAGAGTCTTACCTGGAGGAGACGTATTATCACCGGGTGAACCCGGCTCACGGCTTTGTGGTGCAGCGTGTATACAACGACGACCGCAGCCTCGATGAAACGATGGCCGTGCCCGACCGCAGCGTGGTGCTTGTTCCGGAAGGCTATCATCCGGTATCAGCACCGCCGGGCTATGATTCCTATTATCTCAATGTGATGGCAGGACCGGTCCGGACCTGGGTATTTCATAATGATCCTGATCACGAATGGCTGTTCAAACCGGCCGGGCATACTCCCGCAGGCCAGGAGGAATAGGCCTTGGGATAGAGGCAGTATTAAGGGGCTTCCGCAGGGCGGAGGCTCCTTTTTTGTATCTGATAATGCTGGCAAAACGCAGCGTAAAGTGCGCAGCATTGCTGAGTGGCATCGAAGCAGACAGCGGACCGGGCCGCAGCGGCAGCGGGTGAAATGACAATACCGGCGAATAGACACTTTTGGAGGAGTTCCCTATAATCGAAGTATAAGACGGCAAGAACGTAAAGGCGGTTTTAAACAATGAAACCTACAATTTATGATGTGGCGCGGGAGGCCGGAGTCTCCATTGCTACGGTGTCCAAGGTGCTCAATAATAACGGCAGGATCAGTGACAAGACACGGGATAAGGTAAATCAGGTGATGGAGGAGCTTAATTATCAGCCGAGCCTGGTGGCCTCTGCGCTGACGAGCCGCCGGACGGGGACGATCGGGCTGATGATTCCCGATATTGCCAATCCTTTTTTTGCGGAGACGGCGCGGGGGATCGAGGACTATGCCCAGCAGCAGGGCAGTGACCTGATTGTCTGCAGTACAGACCGTGATGATGAAAAAGCGGCCCGATACACCTCGCTGCTTCTGCGCAAAAGGGTAGACGGCCTGATCATCGCCTCTCACACGGGAAAGACGGATATGATCCGCCGCCTGCTTGCCGACCGGGTGCCGCTGGTGCTTTTCTCGGCGGAAATCCGCAGTCTGGAGAGCAGCAGCGTTACGGTGGATGATTATAAGGGCGGATATCAGGCGACGGAGTACCTGCTGTCCCTGGGGCACCGGAAGCTGGGCATCATCTCCGACAATCTGCCGGGGAGCAAGCTGCGGGCCGAGGGCTTTCTGGATGCGCTGCGGGATGCGGACGTCCCGTTCGACAATCCGGCCAACCTTACGCATACGTCAGCTACCTTGGAAAACGGCCGCCGGGCAGCGGCGGCTATGCTTGGCCAGGCAGAGGAGCTGCGGCCGACGGCTATATTCGCCTGCAACGACCTGCTGGCCATCGGCGTCCTGAAGGAAGCGCGCAGCGCGGGATTGTCCATTCCCCGCGATCTATCCGTTGTGGGCTTTGATAATACGGTGCTGGCAGAAATCTGCCACCCTACGCTGACCAGTATCGCCCAGCCGCTGCGCGAGATGACCGAGCAGGCGATGATTCTGCTGAACGAATCTATCGACAATCCGGACAGCCCCAGACGCAAAATTATGCTGATGCCGGAGTTGGTCATCCGGCATTCAACCGGGCCGGCGCCGGAGGATCAGCCTTGATAGGCCCGGATTTGTCCGGTCCGGCTGCCGGATCACTCTTCCAGAGCCCGATGTCAATGGCTTGCTCCAGGGACCTGCGCTAGAGATTCGCGATAGAGACCTGCACTAGGGGGGTGCTGCAGTCCGCTACGTTATTGAGACCAAATGCTCCAAGACTAAATACCTCAAGACCAGTCCCCCCATTACGGTGGCGAACGGGTCTTTTTTTTATGCGGAAACGTTATTGATCCATGCCTTTTGCGTGAGTTAACAGAAAACTTGAGATCGCTTTCAAATTAAGGATTGCCAAACCGGATGTTCTGGCCTATACTATTTATAAAATTAGGTTAAGCGCTTACCCTTTCTCTCCCTGACAGACCGGTATTTTAAAAATAACAACGTTCCTAATGAATCCTTATCATCTGTTCCGCTCATCCTGCTCGCATTATATCCAGGCTATTATCATTCATTTCTTCTGAAGCTTTTTCAAGGAGGCGTCACTATGAACGATCTGCAGTTCGATCCCGCCCGTCCGCTCGATTTAGTCGCCGTCGGCCGGCTCTGTATTGACCTTAATGCTAATGAAACCGGAAGACCTATGGAAGAGACCATGACGTTCACCAAATATGTCGGCGGCTCTCCGGCCAATATCATTATCGGAACGGCGCGGCTGGGCATGCGCACCGGCTTCATCGGCAAGCTGGCCGATGATCAGATGGGCCGGTTTATCCGGAGCTATCTGCAGAAGGACGGCGTCGACGACAGCCAGGTGTGCGTTGATCATACCGGTGCTGTGACGGGGCTTGCTTTTACAGAAATAAAAAGTCCGCAGGAATGCAGCATTCTGATGTACCGCGATAACGTTGCAGACCTGCTGCTGAATACAGACGAAATTTCAGAGGATTATATCCGCCAGTCCAAAGCGCTGCTGATCTCCGGCACCGCACTGGCACAAAGTCCTTCCCGCGAAGCGGTGTTCCTGGCGCTGGAGTTTGCCCGCAGACATAATGTGACTGTATTTTTTGACCTGGATTATCGTCCTTATACCTGGAAATCCGCCGCTGAAACGGCTGTCTACTATAATCTGGCCGCAGAGAAATGCGACTGCATCATCGGTACCCGCGAGGAATTCAACATGATGGAGAATCTGTACAATGTGACAGATGCCGACGACGAAGCGACGGCAGCCCGCTGGTTCTCCCAGCAGGCGAAGCTGGTTGTCATCAAGCACGGCGGAAGCGGCTCGATTGCCTATACAGCAGACGGCCTGAATCACCGGAGCGGGATTTTCCCGGCCAAGGTGCTGAAAACCTTCGGCGCAGGCGACTCCTACGCCTCGGCTTTCATCCACAGTCTGATGCAGGGCGACAGTGTCGGTGAAGCTATGCGGCGCGGCAGCGCATCGGCTTCGATTGTAATCTCGCGGCACAGCTGCTCGGATGCCATGCCGACCCTGGAAGAGCTTGAAGCCTTCCTGGCTTCGAATAAAGAGGTTGCTGCAGGCACCCGGTAAAGAGAAATTCAAATACATCAACAGAGATGAAGGAGTGGACAGTAATGGCACAGCAAAACGTAGAAGTGCTGAAAAACTATATTGGCGGAGAATGGGTTGAGGCAAAAAGCGAGCAGACGGAACCGGTGTTCAATCCGGCTTCGGGCGAAGAGCTGGCCAGAGTTCCGCTGTCCGGCAGAGAGGATGTGGACCGGGCGGTGGCTGCGGCCGAGGAGGCTTTTGCCGGCTGGTCGAAGACACCGGTTCCGCGGCGGGCACGGATTCTTTTTAAATATCAGCAGCTGCTGGTTGAAAATTGGGAGGACCTGGCGCGAACCATTACGCTGGAGAACGGGAAAAGCTATAAAGAAGCTTACGGCGAGGTACAGCGCGGCATTGAGTGTGTCGAATTCGCGGCTGGCGCGCCTACACTGATGATGGGCCGGCAGCTGCCGGATATTGCGACCGGCATTGAATCAGGAATGTACCGCTATCCGATTGGTGTTATCGGCGGGATCACTCCGTTTAATTTTCCGATGATGGTTCCCTGCTGGATGTTCCCGCTCGCGATTGCCTGCGGCAATACCTTTGTGTTGAAGCCGTCCGAGCGTACACCGCTGCTGGCGGCACGTCTGGCGGAGCTGCTGGAGCAAGCGGGGCTGCCTAAAGGTGTGCTCAATGTGGTAAACGGTGCGCATGATGTGGTTAACGGGCTGCTGGAGCATCCTGGTGTGAAGGCGATTTCTTTTGTCGGATCACAGCCGGTGGCGGAATATGTCTATAAAAAAGGAACAGAGCATCTGAAACGGGTTCAGGCGCTGGCAGGGGCTAAAAACCACTCCATCGTACTGGCGGACGCCGACCTTGAGGCTTCCGCTACACAGATTATCAACGCTGCCTTCGGTTCTGCCGGAGAGCGCTGCATGGCCTGTTCCGTAGTCACTGTGCAAGAAGATGTAGCAGACGAGCTGATCTCGATCCTGCTGCGCGAGTGCGGGAAGATGACGATCGGGGACGGGCTGGAGGAAGACACCTTTCTGGGACCGGTTATCCGCCAGGGGCATAAGGACAAAACGGTTGCTTACATCGAGCAGGGCGTAGCCGAAGGCGCGAAGCTGCTCAGGGACGGACGGGAGGATGCTGCAGCTGCGGGTCAGGGCTATTTTGTCGGACCTACGGTATTTGACGGAGTCACCAAAGAGATGAAAATCTGGCAGGAAGAAATCTTTGCGCCTGTCCTCTCGGTTGTCCGGGTTAAGGGTGTGGAGGATGCGGTGGAGCTGGCCAATGCGTCGCGTTTTGCGAACGGGGCTTGTATCTTTACAAATGACGGCGGGAAAGTCCGCTATTTCCGTGAAAACATTGAGTCCGGCATGCTAGGTGTCAATGTAGGCGTACCGGCTCCGATGGCTTTCTTCCCGTTCTCCGGCTGGAAGGATTCCTTCTACGGCGATCTGCATGCGAACGGCACTGACGGAGTTGAATTCTATACGCGCAAAAAGGTTGTCACTGCCCGCTGGCAGTAACGATAGAGGAAGGGTGGAACTCAAGTGGAACGGATCAGATTAACAACGGCGCAGGCGCTGGTGAAGTTTCTGAATGAGCAGTATGTCGATTTCGGCGATGGGCCGGAGCGCTTCGTTGAGGGTGTGTTTACTGTTTTCGGCCACGGCAACGTGCTTGGCCTTGGGCAGGCGTTTCAGGAGAACCCGGGTGGATTGAAGGTGTATCAGGGCCGCAATGAGCAGGGGATGGTGCATGCGGCGACTGCTTTTGCCAAACAGAGCCGGCGGCGGCGGATTATGGCCTGTACGGC contains these protein-coding regions:
- a CDS encoding LacI family DNA-binding transcriptional regulator, with the translated sequence MKPTIYDVAREAGVSIATVSKVLNNNGRISDKTRDKVNQVMEELNYQPSLVASALTSRRTGTIGLMIPDIANPFFAETARGIEDYAQQQGSDLIVCSTDRDDEKAARYTSLLLRKRVDGLIIASHTGKTDMIRRLLADRVPLVLFSAEIRSLESSSVTVDDYKGGYQATEYLLSLGHRKLGIISDNLPGSKLRAEGFLDALRDADVPFDNPANLTHTSATLENGRRAAAAMLGQAEELRPTAIFACNDLLAIGVLKEARSAGLSIPRDLSVVGFDNTVLAEICHPTLTSIAQPLREMTEQAMILLNESIDNPDSPRRKIMLMPELVIRHSTGPAPEDQP
- the iolC gene encoding 5-dehydro-2-deoxygluconokinase — its product is MNDLQFDPARPLDLVAVGRLCIDLNANETGRPMEETMTFTKYVGGSPANIIIGTARLGMRTGFIGKLADDQMGRFIRSYLQKDGVDDSQVCVDHTGAVTGLAFTEIKSPQECSILMYRDNVADLLLNTDEISEDYIRQSKALLISGTALAQSPSREAVFLALEFARRHNVTVFFDLDYRPYTWKSAAETAVYYNLAAEKCDCIIGTREEFNMMENLYNVTDADDEATAARWFSQQAKLVVIKHGGSGSIAYTADGLNHRSGIFPAKVLKTFGAGDSYASAFIHSLMQGDSVGEAMRRGSASASIVISRHSCSDAMPTLEELEAFLASNKEVAAGTR
- a CDS encoding CoA-acylating methylmalonate-semialdehyde dehydrogenase is translated as MAQQNVEVLKNYIGGEWVEAKSEQTEPVFNPASGEELARVPLSGREDVDRAVAAAEEAFAGWSKTPVPRRARILFKYQQLLVENWEDLARTITLENGKSYKEAYGEVQRGIECVEFAAGAPTLMMGRQLPDIATGIESGMYRYPIGVIGGITPFNFPMMVPCWMFPLAIACGNTFVLKPSERTPLLAARLAELLEQAGLPKGVLNVVNGAHDVVNGLLEHPGVKAISFVGSQPVAEYVYKKGTEHLKRVQALAGAKNHSIVLADADLEASATQIINAAFGSAGERCMACSVVTVQEDVADELISILLRECGKMTIGDGLEEDTFLGPVIRQGHKDKTVAYIEQGVAEGAKLLRDGREDAAAAGQGYFVGPTVFDGVTKEMKIWQEEIFAPVLSVVRVKGVEDAVELANASRFANGACIFTNDGGKVRYFRENIESGMLGVNVGVPAPMAFFPFSGWKDSFYGDLHANGTDGVEFYTRKKVVTARWQ